The following are from one region of the Chromobacterium phragmitis genome:
- the argB gene encoding acetylglutamate kinase, translating to MATEAAEKAQILAEALPYIREFAGKTIVIKYGGNAMTDEALKEGFAKDVVLLKLVGINPVVVHGGGPQINDLLTRVGKQGEFIQGMRVTDAETMEVVEMVLGGLVNKEIVSLINKHGGKAVGLTGKDGHFIRARKLFLKAEGDEAIDIGQVGEIESIDPSLVSLLDSQDFIPVVAPIGVGLDGEAYNINADLVAGKLAETLQAEKLVLMTNTPGVLDKQGQLLTGLTAQRIDELFADGTLSGGMLPKISSALDAAKSGVNSVHIIDGRVKHALLLEILTAAGVGTMIRA from the coding sequence ATGGCCACCGAAGCAGCAGAGAAAGCGCAGATCCTCGCAGAAGCCTTGCCCTATATCCGCGAGTTCGCGGGCAAGACCATCGTGATCAAGTACGGCGGCAACGCGATGACCGACGAGGCCTTGAAGGAGGGCTTCGCCAAAGACGTGGTGCTGCTCAAGCTGGTGGGCATCAACCCGGTGGTGGTGCACGGCGGCGGCCCGCAGATCAACGATCTCTTGACCCGGGTCGGCAAGCAGGGAGAGTTTATCCAGGGCATGCGGGTGACCGACGCCGAGACCATGGAGGTGGTGGAAATGGTGTTGGGCGGCCTGGTCAACAAGGAGATCGTGTCGCTGATCAACAAGCACGGCGGCAAGGCGGTGGGCTTGACCGGCAAGGACGGCCACTTCATCCGCGCCCGCAAGCTGTTTCTGAAGGCTGAAGGCGACGAAGCCATCGATATCGGGCAAGTCGGCGAGATCGAATCCATCGATCCGTCGCTGGTGTCGCTGCTGGACAGCCAGGACTTCATCCCGGTCGTGGCGCCGATAGGCGTGGGCCTGGATGGCGAAGCCTACAACATCAACGCCGATTTGGTGGCCGGCAAGCTGGCGGAAACGCTGCAGGCGGAAAAGCTGGTGCTGATGACCAACACGCCGGGCGTGCTGGACAAGCAAGGCCAACTGCTGACCGGGCTGACCGCGCAGCGCATCGACGAGCTGTTTGCCGACGGCACGCTGTCAGGCGGCATGCTGCCCAAGATCAGCTCGGCGCTGGACGCGGCCAAGAGCGGCGTCAACTCGGTTCATATCATCGATGGCCGGGTCAAGCACGCGTTGCTGCTGGAAATCCTCACCGCGGCCGGCGTGGGCACCATGATCCGCGCCTGA
- a CDS encoding efflux RND transporter periplasmic adaptor subunit, whose protein sequence is MKSPQALGLALIAALALSACQDKAAAPEDIRPVRYIVAGGQAEIGGDSYAGEIRARNETQLAFRVAGKVAAKLVNNGERVKKGQPLARLDPSDYQLDLAAKQAQLAAAESDLAQQQLNLKRYRELLAKQFISQAQVDAQQNGVNAAQAKLKQARAALDASRNQTGYATLAADADGVVSQVQAEPGLVVAAGQPVAKLSQDGPREVAIQVPENALDAVRRAGGFRVTLWKGGAPLEGKLRELSADADPATRTYPARIALSGDSRSLQLGMTAAIALPARVSGELKLPLTAILDLQGKHYVWTVDDKTLRVSRKPVEVASIDSDGASIASGARAGDKIVTAGVHLLREGQRVKLLGQ, encoded by the coding sequence ATGAAAAGCCCTCAAGCCCTTGGCCTCGCGCTCATCGCCGCGCTGGCCCTTTCCGCCTGCCAGGACAAGGCCGCCGCGCCCGAAGACATCCGTCCTGTGCGCTACATCGTCGCCGGCGGCCAAGCGGAAATCGGCGGCGACAGCTACGCCGGCGAGATCCGCGCCCGCAATGAAACCCAGCTCGCTTTCCGCGTGGCCGGCAAAGTGGCGGCCAAGCTCGTCAACAACGGCGAACGCGTAAAGAAAGGCCAACCGCTGGCGCGGCTGGATCCCAGCGACTACCAGCTGGACCTGGCGGCCAAACAGGCGCAGCTGGCGGCGGCCGAATCCGACCTCGCCCAGCAGCAGCTCAATCTGAAACGCTATCGCGAACTGCTGGCCAAGCAATTCATCAGCCAGGCCCAGGTGGACGCGCAGCAGAACGGCGTCAACGCCGCCCAGGCCAAGCTCAAGCAGGCGCGCGCGGCGCTGGACGCCAGCCGCAACCAGACCGGCTACGCGACGCTGGCGGCCGACGCCGACGGCGTGGTCAGCCAGGTGCAGGCCGAGCCCGGCCTGGTGGTGGCGGCCGGCCAGCCGGTGGCCAAGCTGTCGCAAGACGGCCCGCGCGAAGTGGCGATCCAGGTGCCGGAAAACGCATTGGACGCGGTGCGCCGGGCCGGCGGCTTCCGCGTGACGCTGTGGAAGGGCGGCGCGCCGCTGGAGGGCAAGCTGCGCGAGCTTTCCGCCGACGCCGATCCCGCCACCCGCACCTATCCGGCGCGCATCGCGCTGTCCGGCGACAGCCGCAGCCTGCAACTGGGCATGACCGCCGCCATCGCCCTGCCCGCACGGGTTTCCGGCGAGCTGAAACTGCCGTTGACCGCGATTCTGGACCTGCAGGGCAAGCACTATGTCTGGACGGTGGACGACAAGACGCTGCGCGTCAGCCGCAAGCCGGTCGAGGTGGCGTCGATAGACAGCGACGGCGCGTCGATCGCCTCAGGCGCGCGCGCCGGCGACAAGATCGTCACCGCCGGCGTGCATCTGCTGCGCGAAGGCCAGCGCGTGAAGCTGCTGGGCCAGTGA
- a CDS encoding IclR family transcriptional regulator, with translation MQQQEDRQFVTALARGLEVLAAFRPGEVALSNQELARRTGLPKSTVSRLSYTLTRLGYLQQEGDGGQYKLGLALLALGSAALAGYDARAAAAPLMREFALANNVSVSLALCDGSDMVYLETCRSQARVSVQLATGSRVPLATTAIGRAYFAGLPPQEREALLPLLAERHGSDWPALRSRLLQTCADYGVHGYTASFGEYEPDVMAVGIHLPALLPGQPAMALNASGPAFAFDEAAMRQRVAPALQALRQRISPLPASPSP, from the coding sequence ATGCAACAACAAGAAGACCGCCAATTCGTCACCGCGCTGGCGCGAGGCCTGGAAGTGCTGGCGGCGTTCCGCCCCGGCGAGGTCGCGCTGTCCAACCAGGAACTGGCGCGCCGCACCGGGCTGCCCAAGTCCACGGTATCCCGGCTCAGTTACACGCTGACCCGGCTGGGTTATCTGCAACAGGAAGGGGACGGCGGCCAATACAAGCTGGGACTGGCGCTGCTGGCGCTGGGGTCGGCGGCGCTGGCCGGCTACGACGCGCGCGCGGCGGCCGCGCCCTTGATGCGGGAGTTCGCGCTGGCCAACAATGTGTCGGTCAGCCTGGCGCTGTGCGACGGCAGCGACATGGTGTATCTGGAAACCTGCCGCAGCCAGGCCCGGGTATCGGTGCAGCTGGCCACCGGCTCGCGGGTGCCGCTGGCCACCACCGCGATCGGCCGGGCCTACTTCGCCGGCCTGCCGCCGCAGGAACGCGAGGCGCTGCTGCCGCTCCTGGCCGAACGCCACGGCAGCGACTGGCCGGCATTGCGCTCGCGGCTGCTGCAGACCTGCGCCGACTACGGCGTCCATGGCTACACCGCATCCTTCGGCGAGTACGAGCCCGACGTGATGGCGGTGGGCATCCACCTGCCGGCGCTCTTGCCCGGCCAGCCGGCGATGGCGCTCAACGCCAGCGGCCCGGCCTTCGCCTTCGACGAGGCGGCGATGCGCCAGCGCGTGGCGCCGGCGCTGCAGGCGCTGCGCCAGCGCATCTCGCCGCTGCCGGCAAGCCCATCGCCTTGA
- a CDS encoding CaiB/BaiF CoA transferase family protein, with protein sequence MAGALSGIKVVDLSRVLAGPWASQLLADLGAEVIKIEKPGCGDDTRQWSPPSLSDGKAAYFLCTNRGKRSLTVDIAQPAGQDIVRKLAADADVVLENYKVGGLRKYGLDYDSLKAVNPRLVYCSITGFGQTGPYASLAGYDYIVQGMSGLMSITGPADGEPHKVGVAVSDLFTGLYAANAVQAALIARERSGAGQHIDMALFDCSLAMLANVASNWLVGHNVPPRLGNAHANIVPYQVFAASDGYFILACGNDKQFAEVCRLIGQPQWARDPRYATNPQRVAHRVQLVPLLAQAFRHHGRDYWLAALDKAGVPCGPINNVAEAFDDPQAQAREMQLEMRDAAGQQVPLVGCPIKLSGTPVEYNLAPPALGEHTEQILRALGYVDSDIVALRNNGTV encoded by the coding sequence ATGGCAGGAGCGTTGTCGGGCATCAAGGTGGTGGACCTGAGCCGGGTGCTGGCGGGACCGTGGGCCAGCCAGTTGTTGGCGGACCTGGGCGCGGAGGTGATCAAGATAGAGAAGCCGGGCTGCGGCGACGACACCAGGCAGTGGTCGCCGCCCAGCCTGTCTGACGGCAAGGCCGCCTATTTTTTGTGCACCAACCGCGGCAAGCGCTCGCTGACGGTGGACATCGCCCAGCCGGCCGGCCAGGACATCGTGCGCAAGCTGGCGGCCGACGCCGATGTGGTGCTGGAGAACTACAAAGTGGGCGGCTTGAGGAAGTACGGGCTGGATTACGACAGCCTGAAGGCCGTCAACCCCAGGCTGGTGTATTGCTCGATCACCGGTTTCGGCCAGACCGGCCCCTACGCCAGCCTGGCAGGCTACGACTACATCGTGCAGGGCATGTCCGGCCTGATGAGCATCACCGGGCCGGCCGACGGCGAGCCGCACAAGGTGGGCGTGGCGGTGTCGGACCTGTTCACCGGCTTGTATGCCGCCAACGCGGTGCAGGCGGCGCTGATCGCCCGCGAGCGCAGCGGCGCCGGCCAGCATATCGACATGGCGCTGTTCGACTGCTCGCTGGCGATGTTGGCCAATGTCGCCTCCAACTGGCTGGTCGGGCATAATGTGCCGCCTCGGCTGGGCAACGCCCACGCCAATATCGTGCCCTACCAGGTGTTCGCCGCCTCCGACGGCTATTTCATCCTGGCCTGCGGCAACGACAAGCAGTTCGCCGAGGTGTGCCGGCTGATCGGCCAGCCGCAATGGGCGCGAGATCCCCGCTACGCCACCAATCCGCAGCGCGTCGCCCATCGCGTGCAACTGGTGCCGCTGCTGGCGCAAGCCTTCCGCCACCATGGACGCGATTACTGGCTGGCCGCGCTGGACAAGGCCGGCGTGCCCTGCGGGCCGATCAACAATGTGGCGGAGGCCTTCGACGATCCTCAGGCGCAGGCGAGGGAGATGCAGCTGGAGATGCGCGACGCCGCCGGACAGCAAGTGCCGCTGGTAGGGTGTCCGATCAAACTTTCCGGCACGCCGGTAGAGTACAATCTGGCCCCTCCCGCCCTGGGAGAACATACTGAGCAGATCTTGCGCGCGCTGGGTTACGTGGACTCGGACATTGTCGCATTGCGCAACAATGGCACCGTTTAA
- a CDS encoding CBS domain-containing protein → MQTVRQLLDSKPNRALVYVTPDSTVFQALQVMAENDIGAVLVMESGDIVGIFSERDYARRIVLQGRTSAGTKVRDIMTSRVVYVTPQQTLDQCMALMTEKRIRHLPVMEDQTVLGILSIGDLVRSTIEEQEQVINHLVHYIQSA, encoded by the coding sequence ATGCAGACCGTGAGACAACTTCTGGACAGCAAACCCAATCGGGCGCTGGTGTACGTGACGCCGGACAGCACCGTGTTCCAGGCGCTGCAGGTGATGGCGGAGAACGATATCGGCGCGGTGCTGGTGATGGAGTCCGGCGACATCGTCGGCATTTTCTCCGAGCGCGATTACGCCCGCCGCATCGTGCTGCAGGGCCGCACCTCGGCCGGGACCAAGGTGCGCGACATCATGACCAGCCGCGTGGTGTACGTGACGCCGCAGCAGACGCTGGATCAATGCATGGCGCTGATGACGGAGAAGCGCATCCGCCACTTGCCGGTGATGGAGGACCAGACCGTGCTGGGCATCCTGTCCATCGGCGACTTGGTGAGGTCGACCATAGAAGAGCAGGAGCAGGTGATCAACCACCTGGTCCATTACATCCAGTCCGCCTGA
- a CDS encoding TolC family outer membrane protein, which produces MKNHSLTLIALLALGSALPAQAFDLVGAWQAARDYNADFAAARAQREAGQEKLVQGRSQLLPQASVSGNYSYTNPIQPSSAQRRYESHGYNVGVQQPLFDVGKYTGYQKGKIGTLLADTAFSAAEQQLILDIAQAYFDVLRARDTLAATRASKKTYQNLLEQAKTAFEVGTATITDTHEAQAGYDGAVAQEISDANNLELAENNLKRLTGLEPSAIQSVREQLPLDPPKPAGLDAWVGMALRGSLKIQNAEQNLQLTEQTITEKRGNHLPTVNLTAGYNDAISNQPSLFNQQHTRGSSVGVTVTLPLFAGGGINSQVREAVAQRDAARDQLEAARRQVKEDVRKAFLGVTNGAALVRAQQQLLVSAKSKVESTRLGKEVGIRTSIDLLQAEQAYYTALTTLANAKYSYLTAKLALAQSAGQLQPETLGEVNQLIVR; this is translated from the coding sequence ATGAAGAATCACAGCCTCACTCTGATCGCCCTGCTGGCGCTGGGATCCGCGCTGCCGGCCCAGGCCTTCGATCTGGTCGGCGCCTGGCAGGCCGCCCGCGACTACAATGCCGACTTCGCCGCCGCCCGCGCCCAGCGCGAAGCCGGCCAGGAAAAACTGGTGCAGGGCCGCTCGCAGCTGCTGCCCCAGGCCAGCGTCAGCGGCAACTACAGCTACACCAACCCCATCCAGCCCTCGTCCGCCCAGCGGCGCTATGAATCTCACGGCTACAATGTCGGCGTGCAGCAGCCGTTGTTCGATGTCGGCAAATACACCGGCTACCAAAAAGGCAAGATCGGCACCCTGCTGGCCGACACCGCGTTCAGCGCCGCCGAGCAGCAGCTGATCCTGGACATCGCCCAGGCTTACTTCGACGTGCTGCGCGCCCGCGACACGCTGGCCGCCACCCGCGCCAGCAAGAAAACCTATCAAAACCTGCTGGAGCAGGCCAAGACCGCGTTCGAGGTGGGCACCGCCACCATCACCGACACTCATGAGGCGCAAGCGGGCTACGATGGCGCGGTGGCGCAGGAAATCAGCGACGCCAACAACCTGGAACTGGCCGAGAACAATCTGAAGCGGCTGACCGGACTGGAGCCCTCCGCCATCCAGAGCGTGCGCGAGCAACTGCCTCTCGACCCGCCCAAGCCCGCCGGGCTGGATGCCTGGGTCGGCATGGCGCTGCGCGGCAGCTTGAAGATACAGAACGCCGAACAAAACCTGCAGTTGACCGAGCAGACCATCACCGAGAAGCGGGGCAACCATCTGCCTACGGTCAACCTCACCGCCGGCTACAACGACGCCATCAGCAATCAGCCCAGCCTGTTCAACCAGCAGCACACGCGCGGCAGCTCGGTCGGCGTCACGGTCACGCTGCCGCTGTTCGCCGGCGGCGGCATCAACTCGCAGGTGCGCGAAGCCGTGGCCCAGCGCGATGCCGCGCGCGACCAGCTGGAAGCCGCCCGCCGCCAGGTGAAGGAAGACGTGCGCAAGGCCTTTCTGGGCGTCACCAACGGCGCGGCGCTGGTCCGCGCCCAGCAGCAACTGCTGGTTTCGGCCAAGAGCAAGGTGGAATCCACCCGCCTGGGCAAGGAAGTAGGCATCCGCACCAGCATCGATCTGCTGCAGGCCGAGCAAGCCTACTACACTGCCCTCACCACGCTGGCCAACGCCAAGTACAGCTACCTGACGGCCAAGCTGGCGCTGGCGCAATCCGCCGGCCAGCTGCAGCCGGAGACCCTGGGCGAAGTCAATCAATTGATCGTGCGCTGA
- a CDS encoding TetR/AcrR family transcriptional regulator — MAQAQASRWQRKKDARPSEILDAALTLFVEKGYNATKMEDIARAAGVTKGTPYLYFQNKEEIFKAVVRETIVARVHAMSAQLAQLHGIGSSELLFLALDDWWTHIGSTRAAGLCKLMAAEATNFPELTRFYYDEAILPARHLLGHIIQRGMDNGEFRPVPLDYAIDALTAPMMMTMILSHSFALVPGCCDSIKANPLEFLKTSLQLTLQGMHQPSPLDDRS; from the coding sequence ATGGCACAAGCACAAGCCTCGCGCTGGCAGCGCAAGAAAGACGCCCGGCCCAGCGAAATCCTGGACGCCGCGCTGACCCTGTTCGTGGAAAAGGGCTACAACGCCACCAAGATGGAAGACATCGCCCGCGCCGCCGGCGTCACCAAGGGCACGCCCTATCTGTACTTCCAGAACAAGGAAGAAATCTTCAAGGCGGTGGTGCGCGAAACCATCGTCGCCCGCGTGCATGCGATGAGCGCCCAGCTGGCCCAGCTTCACGGCATCGGCAGCAGCGAGCTGCTGTTCCTGGCGCTGGACGACTGGTGGACCCATATCGGCTCCACCCGCGCCGCCGGCCTGTGCAAGCTGATGGCCGCCGAAGCCACCAACTTCCCGGAGCTGACCCGCTTCTATTACGACGAAGCCATCCTGCCGGCGCGCCACTTGCTGGGCCACATCATCCAGCGCGGCATGGACAACGGCGAGTTCCGCCCCGTGCCGCTCGACTACGCGATCGACGCGCTGACCGCGCCGATGATGATGACGATGATACTCAGCCATTCCTTCGCCCTGGTGCCCGGCTGTTGCGACAGCATCAAGGCCAATCCGCTCGAATTTCTCAAGACCTCTCTGCAACTGACATTGCAAGGCATGCACCAGCCCTCGCCCCTGGACGACCGCTCATGA
- a CDS encoding acyl-CoA dehydrogenase, with product MAASTQRAPFAWEDPLLLQDQLTDEERLVRQSAHEYCQERLLPRVLTANREERFDRDIINEMGELGFLGCTIEGYGCAGLSHVAYGLVAREVERVDSGYRSAMSVQSSLVMHPIWAYGSDAQKDKYLPKLASGEWLGCFGLTEPDSGSDPASMKTRARKVDGGYLLSGSKMWITNSPAADVFVVWAKDDDDEIRGFILEKGMKGLSAPAIHGKFSLRASITGEIVMDDVLVSDEQLLPGVKGLKGPFGCLNKARYGIAWGAMGAAEFCWHAARQYTLDRQQFGRPLAANQLIQLKLANMQTEIALGLSAALRVGRLMDEGQAAPEMISLIKRNNCGKALDIARVARDMHGGNGISDEFHVIRHVMNLEAVNTYEGTHDVHALILGRAQTGIQAFA from the coding sequence ATGGCAGCATCCACACAGCGCGCCCCGTTCGCTTGGGAAGATCCCTTGCTGTTGCAGGACCAGTTGACCGATGAGGAGCGGCTGGTGCGGCAAAGCGCGCACGAGTATTGCCAGGAGCGGCTGTTGCCGCGGGTGTTGACCGCCAACCGCGAAGAACGTTTCGACCGCGACATCATCAACGAGATGGGCGAGCTGGGCTTCCTCGGCTGCACGATAGAAGGCTATGGCTGCGCCGGTCTGTCGCATGTCGCCTACGGCCTGGTGGCGCGCGAGGTGGAGCGGGTGGACTCAGGCTACCGCTCGGCGATGAGCGTGCAGTCATCCCTGGTGATGCACCCGATCTGGGCTTACGGTTCCGACGCGCAGAAGGACAAGTACCTGCCCAAGCTCGCCAGCGGCGAATGGCTGGGATGCTTTGGCCTGACCGAGCCGGACTCCGGTTCCGACCCCGCCAGCATGAAGACCCGCGCCCGCAAGGTGGACGGCGGCTATCTGCTGTCCGGCAGCAAGATGTGGATCACCAATAGCCCGGCCGCCGACGTGTTCGTGGTCTGGGCCAAGGACGACGATGACGAGATTCGCGGCTTCATCCTGGAAAAGGGGATGAAGGGGCTGTCGGCGCCCGCCATCCACGGCAAGTTTTCCTTGCGCGCGTCCATCACCGGCGAAATCGTGATGGACGACGTGCTGGTGTCGGACGAGCAACTGCTGCCCGGCGTCAAAGGCCTGAAGGGACCGTTCGGCTGCCTGAACAAGGCGCGCTACGGCATCGCCTGGGGCGCGATGGGCGCCGCCGAGTTCTGTTGGCACGCCGCGCGCCAGTACACGCTGGACCGCCAGCAGTTCGGCCGGCCGCTGGCCGCCAACCAGCTGATCCAGCTGAAGCTGGCCAATATGCAGACCGAGATCGCGCTGGGGCTTTCCGCCGCGTTGCGAGTCGGCCGGCTGATGGATGAGGGGCAGGCCGCGCCGGAAATGATCTCGCTGATCAAGCGCAACAACTGCGGCAAGGCCTTGGACATCGCCCGCGTCGCCCGCGACATGCATGGCGGCAACGGCATCAGCGACGAATTCCATGTGATACGCCATGTGATGAATCTGGAGGCGGTCAACACTTATGAGGGCACGCACGACGTGCATGCCCTGATTCTGGGCCGAGCCCAGACCGGTATTCAGGCATTTGCCTGA
- a CDS encoding efflux RND transporter permease subunit: MKKLNLSEWALQHQPLVRFLMVMLMLAGAWAYTQLGQKEDPEFTFKAMLVQANWPGASTVEMERQVTDKLEEKLQEMGEIDYVQSYTKPGETLLIVSLREDVPPKNVPQLWYQVRKKLGDIAYALPAGAQGPFFNDEFGDTFGNIYAFSGDGFSYEELRRYVEASKQELLRVPDVAKVQLLGKQEQQIHVDLSSAKLASLGLDRRAIWQALQQQNAMTPAGTYETATDRIWVRPTGKFDSVAAVAATPVSAGGRTFKLGDIATVSRGYIDPPVTSVRFNGKPVLALAISMKSGGDVLKLGAGLDQAIARIKSKLPLGVEIHAVSDQPKVVHDAVGEFMRSLVEAVVIVLAVSFFSLGLRTGVVVALSIPLVLAMTFLAMYFFNIDLQRISLGSLIIALGLLVDDAIIAVEMMALKLEQGWNKFQAATFAYTSTAFPMLTGTLITAATFLPVGLAKSMAGEYVFSLFAVVGIALVLSWIVAVVFTPFLGYKLLSSHPHHGEQRDVYQKPFYLRFRRAVEWCLDHRKTVIAATLGVFILSLLAFRLLVAQQFFPSSNRPELMVDMWLPRGASYHATLEQVEKMERLAKADANVISVTSYVGSGSPRFYLPLDQQMQHTNYAQLMVMTKDEHVREAVKKRLEGIFDNDFPLVRGRVTRLENGPPVGYPVQFRVMGPDHDQVRKIADQVEALVRKHPSTLHVNQNWGEQVKALRIDIDQDKASALGLSSQQLSQQLQMLISGSAVSAYREDDQSIAIVARLNPGEQRNVAALGSLMVQTGSGRFVPVSQIGHIRYEPEEGIIWRRNRLPAITVSADAVDGVQGADVSGQLQPQMQALERTLPLGYHIETGGVLESSGKSQRAIAAVAPLMIVVVLTLLMLQLHSFQRTLMVVLTAPLGMIGVTLTLILFRAPFGFVAMLGVIALSGMIMRNSVILVDQIEQDIREGIDRFEAIVGSTVRRFRPIMLTALAAILAMIPLTRSTFWGPMAVAIMGGLLVATVLTLLFLPALYAQWFRVGRDERQPPAQPQEQEHT, encoded by the coding sequence ATGAAAAAACTGAATCTGTCCGAATGGGCGCTGCAGCACCAGCCGCTGGTGCGCTTCCTGATGGTGATGCTGATGCTGGCAGGCGCATGGGCCTACACCCAGCTGGGCCAGAAGGAAGACCCGGAGTTCACCTTCAAGGCGATGCTGGTGCAAGCCAACTGGCCCGGCGCCAGCACGGTGGAAATGGAGCGCCAGGTCACCGACAAGCTGGAAGAAAAGCTGCAGGAGATGGGCGAGATCGACTATGTGCAAAGCTACACCAAGCCGGGCGAGACCCTGCTGATCGTGTCGCTGCGCGAGGACGTGCCGCCCAAGAACGTGCCGCAGTTGTGGTACCAGGTGCGCAAGAAGCTGGGCGACATCGCCTATGCCTTGCCCGCCGGCGCGCAGGGACCGTTCTTCAACGACGAGTTCGGCGACACCTTCGGCAACATCTACGCCTTCAGCGGCGACGGCTTCAGCTACGAGGAGCTGCGCCGCTACGTCGAGGCCTCCAAGCAAGAGCTGCTGCGGGTGCCGGACGTGGCCAAGGTGCAGCTGCTGGGCAAGCAGGAACAGCAAATCCACGTCGACCTGTCCAGCGCCAAGCTGGCCAGCCTGGGACTGGACCGCCGCGCCATCTGGCAGGCGCTGCAGCAGCAAAACGCGATGACGCCGGCCGGCACGTATGAAACCGCGACCGACCGCATCTGGGTGCGCCCCACCGGCAAGTTCGACTCGGTGGCGGCGGTGGCGGCCACGCCGGTCAGCGCCGGCGGCCGCACCTTCAAGCTGGGCGACATCGCGACCGTGTCGCGCGGCTACATCGATCCGCCCGTCACCAGCGTGCGCTTCAACGGCAAGCCGGTGCTGGCGCTGGCCATCAGCATGAAGAGCGGCGGCGACGTGCTGAAACTGGGCGCCGGCCTGGACCAAGCCATCGCCCGCATCAAAAGCAAGCTGCCGCTGGGCGTGGAGATCCACGCCGTGTCCGACCAGCCCAAGGTGGTGCACGACGCGGTGGGCGAATTCATGCGCTCGCTGGTGGAGGCGGTGGTGATCGTGCTCGCCGTCAGCTTCTTCAGCCTGGGCCTGCGCACCGGCGTGGTGGTGGCGCTGTCCATACCGCTGGTGCTGGCGATGACCTTCCTCGCCATGTACTTCTTCAATATCGACTTGCAACGCATTTCGCTGGGCTCGCTGATCATCGCGCTGGGCCTGCTGGTGGACGACGCCATCATCGCGGTGGAGATGATGGCGCTGAAGCTGGAACAAGGCTGGAACAAGTTCCAGGCCGCCACGTTCGCCTACACCAGCACCGCCTTTCCGATGCTGACCGGCACCCTGATCACCGCCGCCACCTTCCTGCCGGTGGGCCTGGCCAAGTCCATGGCCGGCGAATACGTGTTCAGTCTGTTCGCCGTGGTGGGCATCGCGCTGGTGCTGTCGTGGATCGTCGCCGTGGTGTTCACGCCCTTCCTGGGCTACAAGCTGCTGTCCAGCCATCCGCACCACGGCGAACAGCGCGACGTCTACCAGAAGCCGTTCTATCTGCGCTTCCGCCGCGCGGTGGAGTGGTGCCTGGATCACCGCAAGACGGTGATCGCCGCCACGTTGGGCGTTTTCATTCTGTCGCTGCTGGCGTTCAGGCTGCTGGTCGCGCAGCAATTCTTCCCCTCATCCAACCGCCCCGAGCTGATGGTGGACATGTGGCTGCCGCGCGGCGCCAGCTACCACGCCACGCTGGAGCAGGTGGAGAAGATGGAAAGACTGGCCAAGGCCGACGCCAACGTCATCAGCGTCACCAGCTATGTCGGCAGCGGCAGCCCGCGCTTCTACCTGCCGCTGGACCAACAGATGCAGCACACCAACTACGCCCAGCTGATGGTGATGACGAAAGACGAGCACGTGCGCGAGGCCGTGAAAAAGCGGCTGGAAGGCATCTTCGACAACGACTTCCCGCTGGTGCGCGGCCGGGTCACCCGGCTGGAAAACGGCCCTCCGGTCGGCTACCCGGTGCAGTTCCGCGTGATGGGCCCGGATCACGACCAGGTGCGCAAGATCGCCGACCAAGTGGAGGCGCTGGTGCGCAAACATCCGTCCACGCTGCACGTGAACCAGAACTGGGGAGAGCAGGTGAAGGCGCTGCGCATCGACATCGACCAGGACAAGGCCAGCGCGCTGGGGCTGAGTTCGCAGCAGCTGTCGCAGCAGCTGCAAATGCTGATTTCCGGCTCCGCCGTCAGCGCCTACCGCGAAGACGACCAGAGCATCGCCATCGTCGCCCGCCTCAATCCCGGCGAGCAGCGGAATGTCGCCGCGCTGGGCAGCCTGATGGTGCAGACCGGCAGCGGCCGTTTCGTGCCGGTGTCGCAGATCGGGCACATCCGCTATGAGCCGGAGGAAGGCATCATCTGGCGGCGCAACCGGCTGCCTGCCATCACCGTCAGCGCCGATGCGGTGGACGGCGTGCAGGGCGCGGACGTGTCCGGCCAACTGCAGCCCCAGATGCAGGCGCTGGAGCGCACGCTGCCGCTGGGCTACCACATCGAAACCGGCGGGGTGCTGGAGTCCAGCGGCAAGTCGCAGCGCGCCATCGCCGCCGTCGCGCCCTTGATGATTGTTGTAGTTCTGACACTCCTGATGCTGCAGCTGCACAGTTTCCAGCGCACGCTGATGGTGGTGCTGACCGCGCCGCTCGGCATGATAGGCGTCACCCTGACGCTGATCTTGTTCCGCGCGCCTTTCGGCTTCGTCGCCATGCTGGGCGTGATCGCGCTGTCGGGCATGATCATGCGCAATTCGGTCATCCTGGTGGACCAGATTGAGCAAGACATTCGCGAAGGCATAGACCGCTTCGAAGCCATCGTCGGTTCCACCGTGCGGCGCTTTAGGCCCATAATGCTGACGGCATTGGCCGCCATTCTGGCAATGATTCCATTGACCCGCAGCACGTTCTGGGGTCCGATGGCGGTCGCCATCATGGGAGGACTGCTGGTGGCCACCGTGCTGACCCTGCTGTTCCTGCCGGCGCTGTACGCCCAATGGTTCCGCGTCGGCCGCGACGAGCGGCAGCCTCCAGCCCAACCGCAAGAACAAGAGCACACATGA